From the genome of Palaemon carinicauda isolate YSFRI2023 chromosome 6, ASM3689809v2, whole genome shotgun sequence, one region includes:
- the LOC137643324 gene encoding uncharacterized protein, which yields MIKVLEGYGGLLETSLPSDLSDKGSSHAQARQFLVVSATSPSLADKVGSCQPPQVSFTSSLPFWASSSSNNPLSEDSSSSNNPLSEAFSSSNNPLSEDSSFSNSLFLLQQPSIIGYFFLQQHFTTGRFLIQQTFITGISSHNKLLSHASSSSNNPQSQASSSYNNPQSQASSSPNSPQFQVSSSSSKLSLQASSSANNPLLQASSPSNNPRSQASSSYNNPLSQVSSLSNKLLSQASSSSNTLFNRPLPPPTTLFNSPFPPPTTLFNRLLSPPTTLYYRPSLLPTTFYHRPLPPPTTLFNSPLPPPTTLFNRFLPPPTTIYHRPLHPAATLNHKPLLPLTTLYYRSLPHPTTPYHTSISPPTPFQLCRFLSQ from the exons ATGATCAAGGTACTTGAGGgttatggtggtctattggaaacgtccctgcctagcgatctatcGGACAagggttcaagtcacgctcaagctcgacagtttcttgtagtgtctgcaacctcaccatccctggcaGATAAGGTTGGCAG CTGCCAGCCACCGCAGGTCTCCTTTACAAGCAGTCTTCCATTCTGGGCCTCTTCCTCCTCCAACAACCCTCTATCAGAGGACTCTTCCTCCTCTAACAACCCTCTATCAGAGGCATTTTCCTCCTCCAACAACCCTCTATCAGAGGACTCTTCCTTCTCCAACA GCCTCTTCCTCCTCCAACAACCCTCAATCATAGGCTACTTCTTCCTCCAACAACACTTTACCACAGGTCGCTTCCTCATCCAACAAACTTTTATCACAGGCATTTCTTCCCACAACAAACTTCTATCACACGCTTCTTCCTCCTCCAACAACCCTCAATCACAAGCCTCTTCCTCCTACAACAACCCTCAATCACAGGCCTCTTCCTCTCCCAACAGCCCTCAATTCCAGGTCTCTTCCTCATCCAGCAAACTTTCATTACAGGCCTCTTCCTCCGCCAATAACCCTTTATTACAGGCTTCTTCCCCCTCCAACAACCCTCGATCACAGGCCTCTTCTTCCTACAACAACCCTCTATCACAGGTCTCTTCCTTATCCAACAAACTTCTATCACAGGCTTCTTCCTCCTCCAACACCCTCTTTAACAGGCCTCTTCCTCCTCCAACAACCCTCTTTAATAGTCCTTTCCCTCCTCCAACAACATTATTTAATAGGCTTCTTTCGCCTCCAACAACCCTCTATTACAGGCCTTCTCTTCTCCCTACAACCTTCTATCACAGGCCTCTTCCTCCTCCTACAACCCTCTTTAATAGTCCTCTTCCTCCACCAACAACACTCTTTAATAGGTTTCTTCCTCCTCCAACAACAATCTATCACAGGCCTCTTCATCCTGCAGCAACCCTCAATCACAAGCCTCTTCTTCCTCTAACAACCCTCTATTACAGGTCTCTTCCTCATCCAACAACCCCTTATCACACGTCTATTTCTCCTCCAACACCCTTCCAATTATGCCGCTTCCTGTCGCAATAG